A genome region from Eschrichtius robustus isolate mEscRob2 chromosome 4, mEscRob2.pri, whole genome shotgun sequence includes the following:
- the MAEA gene encoding E3 ubiquitin-protein transferase MAEA isoform X3: MAVQESAAQLSMTLKVQEYPTLKVPYETLNKRFRAAQKNIDRETSHVTMVVAELEKTLSSCPAVDSVVSLLDGVVEKLSVLKRKAVESIQAEDESAKLCKRRIEHLKEHSSDQPAAASVWKRKRMDRMMVEHLLRCGYYNTAVKLARQSGIEAREKALQSGRREPAGRGPPGHGHAGVPAGHAHLPLQGPAGPGPVADADPAVPVRQLPAAPAGEQLRVHPHPAGRPLGHKDTCYKEDGSSRSPDCPVCSRSLNKLAQPLPMAHCANSRLVCKISGDVMNENNPPMMLPNGYVYGYNSLLSIRQDDKVVCPRTKEVFHFSQAEKVYIM; the protein is encoded by the exons GTGCCCTACGAAACACTGAACAAGCGCTTCCGTGCCGCACAGAAGAACATTGACCGGGAGACGAGCCACGTCACCATGGTAGTGGCTGAGCTGGAGAAGACCCTGAGCAGCTGTCCGGCCGTGGACTCTGTGGTCAGCCTCCTGGATGGTGTGGTGGAGAAGCTCAGTGTCCTCAAGAGGAAG GCGGTGGAGTCCATCCAGGCAGAGGATGAGAGTGCCAAGCTGTGCAAGCGCAGGATCGAGCACCTCAAGGAGCACAGCAGCGACCAGCCAGCAGCGGCCAGCGTGTGGAAGAGGAAGCGCATGGACCGCATGATGGTGGAGCACTTGCTGCGCTGCGGCTACTACAACACGGCTGTGAAGCTGGCGCGCCAGAGTGGCATCGAG GCACGCGAGAAAGCACTTCAGTCAGGCCGAAGGGAGCCAGCTGGACGAGGTCCGCCAGGTCATGGGCATGCTGGCGTTCCCGCCGGACACGCACATCTCCCCCTACAAG GACCTGCTGGACCCGGCCCGGTGGCGGATGCTGATCCAGCAGTTCCGGTACGACAACTACCGGCTGCACCAGCTGGGGAACAACTCCGTGTTCACCCTCACCCTGCAGGCCGGCCTCTCGGCCATAAAGACACC TGCTACAAGGAGGACGGCAGCTCGCGGAGCCCCGACTGCCCAGTGTGCAGCCGCTCCCTGAACAAGCTGGCGCAGCCCCTGCCCATGGCGCACTGCGCCAACTCGCGCCTGGTCTGCAAGATCTCGGGGGACGTCATGAACGAGAACAACCCGCCCATGATGCTGCCCAACGGCTACGTCTACGGCTACAAC TCCCTGCTCTCTATCCGGCAGGATGATAAAGTCGTCTGCCCGAGAACCAAAGAGGTCTTCCACTTCTCCCAGGCCGAGAAGGTGTACATCATGTAG
- the MAEA gene encoding E3 ubiquitin-protein transferase MAEA isoform X1 — MAVQESAAQLSMTLKVQEYPTLKVPYETLNKRFRAAQKNIDRETSHVTMVVAELEKTLSSCPAVDSVVSLLDGVVEKLSVLKRKAVESIQAEDESAKLCKRRIEHLKEHSSDQPAAASVWKRKRMDRMMVEHLLRCGYYNTAVKLARQSGIEDLVNIEMFLTAKEVEESLERRETATCLAWCHDNKSRLRKMKGRQSEHDAKTGRKSRVASGSPKESEDLGMESIKGKPELSCLEFSLRIQEFIELIRQNKRLDAVRHARKHFSQAEGSQLDEVRQVMGMLAFPPDTHISPYKDLLDPARWRMLIQQFRYDNYRLHQLGNNSVFTLTLQAGLSAIKTPQCYKEDGSSRSPDCPVCSRSLNKLAQPLPMAHCANSRLVCKISGDVMNENNPPMMLPNGYVYGYNSLLSIRQDDKVVCPRTKEVFHFSQAEKVYIM; from the exons GTGCCCTACGAAACACTGAACAAGCGCTTCCGTGCCGCACAGAAGAACATTGACCGGGAGACGAGCCACGTCACCATGGTAGTGGCTGAGCTGGAGAAGACCCTGAGCAGCTGTCCGGCCGTGGACTCTGTGGTCAGCCTCCTGGATGGTGTGGTGGAGAAGCTCAGTGTCCTCAAGAGGAAG GCGGTGGAGTCCATCCAGGCAGAGGATGAGAGTGCCAAGCTGTGCAAGCGCAGGATCGAGCACCTCAAGGAGCACAGCAGCGACCAGCCAGCAGCGGCCAGCGTGTGGAAGAGGAAGCGCATGGACCGCATGATGGTGGAGCACTTGCTGCGCTGCGGCTACTACAACACGGCTGTGAAGCTGGCGCGCCAGAGTGGCATCGAG GACTTAGTGAACATTGAGATGTTCCTGACAGCCAAAGAGGTGGAGGAGTCCCTGGAGAGGCGCGAAACGGCCACCTGCCTGGCCTGGTGCCACGACAACAAGTCCCGGCTGCGCAAGATGAAG GGCCGCCAAAGCGAGCACGACGCGAAGACGGGACGGAAAAGTAGAGTGGCCAGTGGCTCCCCTAAAGAGAGTGAGGACCTTGGTATGGAAAGCATAAAAGGAAAGCCAGAATTG AGCTGCCTGGAGTTCAGCCTCAGGATCCAGGAGTTCATTGAGCTCATCCGGCAGAACAAGAGGCTGGATGCCGTGAG GCACGCGAGAAAGCACTTCAGTCAGGCCGAAGGGAGCCAGCTGGACGAGGTCCGCCAGGTCATGGGCATGCTGGCGTTCCCGCCGGACACGCACATCTCCCCCTACAAG GACCTGCTGGACCCGGCCCGGTGGCGGATGCTGATCCAGCAGTTCCGGTACGACAACTACCGGCTGCACCAGCTGGGGAACAACTCCGTGTTCACCCTCACCCTGCAGGCCGGCCTCTCGGCCATAAAGACACC GCAGTGCTACAAGGAGGACGGCAGCTCGCGGAGCCCCGACTGCCCAGTGTGCAGCCGCTCCCTGAACAAGCTGGCGCAGCCCCTGCCCATGGCGCACTGCGCCAACTCGCGCCTGGTCTGCAAGATCTCGGGGGACGTCATGAACGAGAACAACCCGCCCATGATGCTGCCCAACGGCTACGTCTACGGCTACAAC TCCCTGCTCTCTATCCGGCAGGATGATAAAGTCGTCTGCCCGAGAACCAAAGAGGTCTTCCACTTCTCCCAGGCCGAGAAGGTGTACATCATGTAG
- the MAEA gene encoding E3 ubiquitin-protein transferase MAEA isoform X2 produces MAVQESAAQLSMTLKVQEYPTLKVPYETLNKRFRAAQKNIDRETSHVTMVVAELEKTLSSCPAVDSVVSLLDGVVEKLSVLKRKAVESIQAEDESAKLCKRRIEHLKEHSSDQPAAASVWKRKRMDRMMVEHLLRCGYYNTAVKLARQSGIEDLVNIEMFLTAKEVEESLERRETATCLAWCHDNKSRLRKMKSCLEFSLRIQEFIELIRQNKRLDAVRHARKHFSQAEGSQLDEVRQVMGMLAFPPDTHISPYKDLLDPARWRMLIQQFRYDNYRLHQLGNNSVFTLTLQAGLSAIKTPQCYKEDGSSRSPDCPVCSRSLNKLAQPLPMAHCANSRLVCKISGDVMNENNPPMMLPNGYVYGYNSLLSIRQDDKVVCPRTKEVFHFSQAEKVYIM; encoded by the exons GTGCCCTACGAAACACTGAACAAGCGCTTCCGTGCCGCACAGAAGAACATTGACCGGGAGACGAGCCACGTCACCATGGTAGTGGCTGAGCTGGAGAAGACCCTGAGCAGCTGTCCGGCCGTGGACTCTGTGGTCAGCCTCCTGGATGGTGTGGTGGAGAAGCTCAGTGTCCTCAAGAGGAAG GCGGTGGAGTCCATCCAGGCAGAGGATGAGAGTGCCAAGCTGTGCAAGCGCAGGATCGAGCACCTCAAGGAGCACAGCAGCGACCAGCCAGCAGCGGCCAGCGTGTGGAAGAGGAAGCGCATGGACCGCATGATGGTGGAGCACTTGCTGCGCTGCGGCTACTACAACACGGCTGTGAAGCTGGCGCGCCAGAGTGGCATCGAG GACTTAGTGAACATTGAGATGTTCCTGACAGCCAAAGAGGTGGAGGAGTCCCTGGAGAGGCGCGAAACGGCCACCTGCCTGGCCTGGTGCCACGACAACAAGTCCCGGCTGCGCAAGATGAAG AGCTGCCTGGAGTTCAGCCTCAGGATCCAGGAGTTCATTGAGCTCATCCGGCAGAACAAGAGGCTGGATGCCGTGAG GCACGCGAGAAAGCACTTCAGTCAGGCCGAAGGGAGCCAGCTGGACGAGGTCCGCCAGGTCATGGGCATGCTGGCGTTCCCGCCGGACACGCACATCTCCCCCTACAAG GACCTGCTGGACCCGGCCCGGTGGCGGATGCTGATCCAGCAGTTCCGGTACGACAACTACCGGCTGCACCAGCTGGGGAACAACTCCGTGTTCACCCTCACCCTGCAGGCCGGCCTCTCGGCCATAAAGACACC GCAGTGCTACAAGGAGGACGGCAGCTCGCGGAGCCCCGACTGCCCAGTGTGCAGCCGCTCCCTGAACAAGCTGGCGCAGCCCCTGCCCATGGCGCACTGCGCCAACTCGCGCCTGGTCTGCAAGATCTCGGGGGACGTCATGAACGAGAACAACCCGCCCATGATGCTGCCCAACGGCTACGTCTACGGCTACAAC TCCCTGCTCTCTATCCGGCAGGATGATAAAGTCGTCTGCCCGAGAACCAAAGAGGTCTTCCACTTCTCCCAGGCCGAGAAGGTGTACATCATGTAG